One genomic segment of Chitinophagales bacterium includes these proteins:
- the asnB gene encoding asparagine synthase (glutamine-hydrolyzing), whose protein sequence is MCGIAGFFSVNKNISEQELHAMTNAMPHRGPDAAGFYVNEIQTVGLGHRRLSIIDLSTAANQPMFSHCGRYAMVFNGEVFNYLDIKQQLQLQCKTNSDSEVVLEAFAREGVQAVQRFNGMFAIAIYDIQEHTLYLFRDRLGIKPLNYFYCEKTLVFASEIKGLLPSSFVKKHTTIHQAAIYNFLHLGYIPEPHSIYTNIFKLPAGSYAVVKNETFNIYAYWKPEEQITESTIADFTQAKTQLNELLLSSVKYRMISDVPFGTFLSGGIDSSLVTALAQQNSSTPVKTFSIGFKEASHNESQYAQQVARHLGTLHTEFIVSEKDALELTDKIFTAYDEPYADSSALPTMLVSKLARQHVTMVLTGDGGDELFHGYGAYTWAKRLQHPLVKLLRKPLATALSWSNHTHKRGAKVVNYPNEQHLKSHIFSQEQYFFSQEELNQMLLPSVTQQLLLQEDVPTKRLLSAVEAQSLFDIRYYLKDDLLVKVDRATMQFSLEARTPFLDYRVVEFALNVHENLKTQQGVAKHLLKEVLYEYVPRQIFDRPKWGFAIPLAKWMKGELQYILTDWLSEENVTTLQLVQNTYVHNLKKRFMAGEIYLYNRLFALALLHKWMKDNATK, encoded by the coding sequence ATGTGCGGAATTGCAGGTTTCTTTTCGGTAAATAAAAACATAAGCGAGCAAGAATTGCACGCTATGACCAATGCCATGCCACATCGCGGCCCCGATGCAGCAGGATTTTATGTAAACGAAATCCAAACAGTGGGCTTAGGACATCGCAGGCTCAGCATTATAGATTTAAGCACTGCCGCCAACCAACCCATGTTTTCGCATTGCGGCAGGTATGCTATGGTTTTTAACGGTGAAGTTTTTAACTACCTCGATATTAAACAACAACTGCAATTGCAATGTAAAACCAACTCCGATAGCGAAGTAGTTTTAGAAGCATTTGCCCGCGAAGGAGTACAAGCTGTGCAACGCTTCAACGGCATGTTTGCCATTGCTATTTACGACATTCAAGAACATACACTTTACCTTTTCCGCGATAGGCTTGGCATAAAACCTTTGAACTATTTCTATTGCGAAAAAACATTGGTATTTGCCTCCGAAATAAAAGGATTGCTGCCCTCTAGTTTTGTAAAAAAGCACACGACCATTCACCAAGCAGCCATCTACAATTTTTTGCACCTCGGCTACATACCTGAACCACACAGCATTTACACCAATATTTTTAAACTGCCGGCCGGCAGCTATGCCGTTGTAAAAAATGAAACCTTCAATATTTATGCTTACTGGAAACCCGAAGAACAAATTACAGAAAGCACCATTGCAGATTTCACGCAAGCCAAAACACAACTAAACGAGCTCCTGCTATCGTCAGTAAAATACCGTATGATAAGCGATGTACCTTTTGGCACTTTTTTGAGCGGAGGTATAGATTCCAGCTTAGTAACGGCACTAGCTCAGCAAAACAGCAGCACACCGGTAAAAACTTTTTCTATTGGCTTTAAAGAAGCATCGCACAACGAATCGCAATATGCCCAACAAGTTGCACGACATCTTGGCACTTTGCATACCGAATTTATTGTGAGCGAAAAAGATGCACTCGAACTAACCGATAAAATTTTTACCGCCTACGATGAACCTTATGCCGACTCTTCTGCATTGCCCACCATGCTTGTAAGCAAGCTTGCCAGGCAACATGTTACCATGGTTTTAACCGGAGATGGAGGCGATGAGTTATTTCACGGATATGGTGCTTACACTTGGGCAAAACGCCTGCAACACCCATTGGTAAAACTACTCCGCAAACCATTGGCTACAGCGCTTTCGTGGAGCAACCACACGCACAAGCGCGGAGCAAAAGTGGTGAACTATCCCAATGAACAACATTTAAAAAGTCATATCTTTTCGCAAGAGCAATATTTCTTTAGTCAAGAAGAGTTGAACCAAATGCTGCTGCCATCGGTAACACAACAATTACTGCTGCAAGAAGATGTGCCCACCAAGCGCCTGCTATCGGCAGTTGAAGCACAATCGCTCTTCGACATTCGCTATTATTTAAAAGACGATTTATTAGTGAAAGTAGATAGAGCAACCATGCAGTTTTCGCTCGAAGCACGCACACCATTTTTAGATTACAGGGTGGTAGAATTTGCCTTAAACGTACACGAAAACTTAAAGACACAACAAGGCGTTGCCAAACACCTACTTAAAGAAGTTTTATACGAATATGTACCACGCCAAATTTTCGACCGACCCAAATGGGGCTTTGCCATTCCACTTGCAAAATGGATGAAAGGTGAACTGCAATACATACTTACCGACTGGCTGAGCGAAGAAAATGTAACAACCCTTCAACTTGTGCAAAACACGTATGTACACAACCTAAAAAAACGTTTTATGGCAGGCGAAATCTATTTATATAATCGCCTCTTTGCCTTAGCACTATTGCATAAATGGATGAAAGATAATGCAACAAAATAA
- a CDS encoding glycosyltransferase yields MQQNKRHILYLSYDGITDPLGQSQVLAYLEGLSKLNYRFTLVSFEKPERFLKGKSLIETRCQKSSIRWIPLTYTKQPPVFSTLYDIWQLKKTVLRILKQDPFEIVHCRSYITALVGLELKQKHRIKFVFDMRGFYADERVDGKIWNLSNPLYNTIYKYFKKKELQFFNTADYVISLTHAGKNIIHSWKTIAQQPIPIQVIPCCADLQVFNGSNVNTDAQQALRQSLHLTENDFVLSYLGSIGTWYMPDEMLDCFKILKEERTDAKFLFITNEPPSFIIEKAKAKNIAESDLRIVASPHHLVPLHLSLSNAGIFFIKPVFSKQASSPTKQGELMGMNLWHICNSGVGDVDTIVEQANCGVVVKDFTTKAYQTAIKELLQKTTQTNLHIRQQAFQFYSLERGVQLYAEVYQHLTK; encoded by the coding sequence ATGCAACAAAATAAACGCCATATTCTATACCTATCGTACGATGGCATTACCGACCCACTCGGCCAAAGCCAAGTATTAGCGTACTTAGAAGGACTAAGCAAACTCAATTACCGATTTACACTCGTTAGTTTTGAAAAACCAGAGCGCTTCCTGAAAGGCAAATCTCTTATAGAAACACGTTGCCAAAAGAGCAGCATACGATGGATTCCGCTTACTTATACCAAGCAACCTCCGGTATTTTCTACCCTATACGATATATGGCAGTTGAAAAAAACTGTACTCCGCATTTTAAAGCAAGATCCATTTGAAATAGTACATTGCCGTAGCTACATTACCGCTTTAGTTGGGCTAGAGCTAAAACAAAAACACCGCATAAAGTTTGTATTCGACATGCGCGGCTTTTATGCCGATGAACGAGTAGATGGCAAAATATGGAACTTAAGTAATCCTTTATACAACACCATTTACAAGTATTTTAAAAAGAAAGAATTGCAGTTTTTCAATACTGCCGATTATGTGATAAGCCTTACCCATGCAGGAAAAAACATTATTCATTCATGGAAAACTATAGCTCAGCAACCTATTCCCATTCAAGTAATTCCATGCTGTGCCGATTTGCAGGTTTTTAACGGTAGTAATGTAAACACCGATGCGCAGCAAGCATTGCGTCAATCGCTTCACCTTACCGAAAACGATTTTGTGCTCAGCTACCTCGGCAGCATTGGCACTTGGTATATGCCCGATGAAATGCTCGATTGCTTTAAAATTTTAAAGGAAGAAAGAACCGATGCAAAATTTCTTTTCATTACTAATGAGCCTCCAAGTTTTATTATAGAAAAAGCAAAGGCAAAGAATATTGCCGAAAGCGATTTGCGCATTGTTGCTTCACCTCATCATTTAGTGCCCTTACACCTTTCGCTCTCCAATGCCGGCATTTTCTTTATTAAACCTGTGTTTTCAAAACAGGCATCCTCGCCCACCAAACAAGGCGAACTTATGGGTATGAACCTTTGGCATATTTGCAACAGCGGAGTGGGTGATGTAGATACCATAGTTGAACAAGCCAATTGCGGAGTAGTGGTAAAAGATTTTACTACCAAAGCATACCAAACAGCCATAAAAGAACTACTCCAAAAAACCACACAAACCAATCTACACATCCGCCAACAAGCATTTCAGTTTTATTCGCTCGAACGCGGAGTACAGTTGTATGCCGAAGTGTATCAACACTTAACCAAATAA
- a CDS encoding SPASM domain-containing protein: MLYTQDVVNFLSKLSVKKVLNAFGIFASYYISHLTRKPILWGKPITISIEPTTNCNLGCPECPSGLKAFTRPTGNIEATNYKKLLDEINSTTVYCYFYFQGEPFMHPKFLELVQYATQRNLYTVTSTNAHFLTKRKALETVQSGLNRIIISIDGTTQEVYEKYRIAGDLNKVIQGTKNLVEAKRELKSNTPHIIIQFLVVRHNEHQIEDVKQLGKELGVDEVKFKTAQIYDYENGNPLIPKNEQYARYKKTESGKYLIKNKLENRCWKLWHSAEITWDGKVVPCCFDKDAKYEMGNVFTDSFSTIWNNKSYTSFRSRLLQGRKEIDICTNCSEGLKVWE, from the coding sequence ATGTTATATACACAAGATGTAGTAAACTTCTTATCGAAATTATCTGTAAAAAAAGTGCTGAATGCCTTCGGCATTTTTGCATCGTATTACATCAGCCATTTAACACGCAAACCCATTTTGTGGGGAAAACCCATTACCATTTCTATTGAACCAACCACCAACTGCAATCTAGGTTGCCCCGAATGCCCAAGCGGATTAAAAGCCTTTACGCGCCCCACCGGAAACATAGAAGCTACCAACTATAAAAAACTATTGGATGAAATAAACAGCACCACAGTTTACTGCTATTTCTACTTTCAAGGCGAGCCGTTTATGCACCCCAAATTTTTAGAATTGGTACAGTATGCCACCCAGCGGAATCTATATACCGTAACATCTACCAATGCCCATTTTTTAACCAAAAGAAAAGCGTTGGAAACCGTACAAAGCGGCTTAAACAGAATTATTATTTCCATAGACGGCACCACACAAGAAGTGTACGAAAAATATAGAATAGCAGGCGATTTGAATAAAGTTATTCAAGGAACAAAAAATTTGGTTGAAGCAAAAAGAGAACTAAAATCCAATACACCACACATCATTATTCAATTTTTGGTAGTGCGCCACAACGAGCACCAAATAGAAGATGTAAAACAACTGGGAAAAGAACTGGGCGTAGATGAAGTAAAATTTAAAACAGCACAAATTTACGATTACGAGAACGGTAACCCGCTTATTCCCAAAAATGAACAATATGCCCGCTATAAGAAAACAGAATCCGGCAAATACCTTATTAAAAACAAGCTGGAAAACCGCTGTTGGAAATTATGGCACAGTGCCGAAATTACTTGGGATGGGAAGGTAGTGCCTTGCTGCTTCGATAAAGATGCCAAGTACGAAATGGGCAACGTTTTTACCGATTCGTTTTCCACTATTTGGAACAATAAAAGCTACACATCTTTCCGCAGTCGCCTGCTGCAAGGCAGAAAAGAAATAGATATTTGTACCAACTGCAGCGAAGGGCTGAAAGTATGGGAATAG